A genomic window from Desulfovibrio legallii includes:
- a CDS encoding ATP-binding cassette domain-containing protein — MNDIHVAGLRCALRENGQERLLLAADSLHLPAGSSLGVSGPSGGGKTTLLHTLAGLLPPTAGTVRWGGQDIYALPEARRDALRAATAGMIFQDFLLIPGMSVLQNVLLPQTFRTFYVPEAARRRALDLLRLLGLTAQHRPVERLSRGEMQRVALARAFQGPCGILFADEPTASLDAANAAQVTDLLCGLCRERKATLVCISHDVRLLRRMDQRLWLEYGQLREVA; from the coding sequence ATGAACGACATCCATGTTGCCGGCCTGCGCTGCGCCCTGCGGGAAAACGGCCAGGAACGTCTTCTGCTGGCGGCGGATTCCCTGCATCTGCCCGCCGGGAGCTCCCTGGGCGTCAGCGGGCCTTCCGGCGGCGGCAAGACCACCCTGCTGCACACCCTGGCCGGGCTGCTGCCGCCCACGGCAGGCACAGTGCGCTGGGGCGGACAGGACATCTACGCCCTGCCCGAGGCCCGACGCGACGCCCTGCGCGCGGCCACAGCAGGCATGATCTTTCAGGATTTCCTGCTCATCCCCGGCATGAGCGTCCTGCAGAACGTGCTGCTGCCCCAGACCTTCCGGACCTTTTACGTCCCGGAGGCAGCCCGACGGCGAGCGCTGGATCTGCTGCGCCTGCTGGGCCTTACCGCGCAGCACAGGCCCGTGGAGCGCCTCTCGCGCGGCGAAATGCAGCGCGTGGCCCTGGCCCGGGCCTTTCAGGGGCCGTGCGGCATCCTTTTTGCCGACGAGCCCACCGCCAGTCTGGACGCGGCCAACGCCGCCCAGGTAACGGACCTGCTCTGCGGCCTCTGCCGCGAGCGCAAGGCCACCCTCGTCTGCATCAGCCACGACGTGCGCCTGCTGCGGCGCATGGACCAACGCCTCTGGCTGGAATACGGTCAACTGCGGGAGGTCGCATGA
- a CDS encoding bifunctional folylpolyglutamate synthase/dihydrofolate synthase: MRHFSSAADVLRHLDGLGLFHMDLGLERVHRALAALHCIRPPFVTAQVLGTNGKGSTAAFLASLGMAHGCRVGLYTSPHFVHPAERIRIDGRPWPEEDWVAPANEVREAAPDLTYFEFLTVLAILAFARAGVDLAVLEAGLGGRCDATTAVVADALCYAPIAMDHKAVLGSTLAAIATDKAAAVRDPAPVCTARQFPDAARALAKAAAAHSAPLLEARPVDKSATLGLAGPHQRANAGLALTAWQQLAPLLGKTPDDVAAQARGLAAAFLPGRLQSVPGGNGLPPLLLDGAHNPHGMAALTAALRDAGLRPAGAVFSCLGDKDWRPALHLLKDCLGGAPLFIPTLHNERAAPAALIAAEANRCGPATAHALPEGPEALSQALARAAALPDAGPRRPVLLAGSLYLLAEFYALHPQWLTPPGASPLQNDGRPAPASPADAAPTDPARPCHV, encoded by the coding sequence ATGAGGCATTTTTCATCCGCCGCCGACGTGTTGCGGCATCTGGACGGCCTGGGGCTTTTCCACATGGATCTGGGGCTGGAGCGCGTGCACCGCGCCTTGGCCGCGCTCCACTGCATCCGTCCGCCCTTTGTGACGGCGCAGGTGCTGGGCACCAACGGCAAAGGCTCCACGGCGGCCTTTCTGGCCTCACTGGGCATGGCCCACGGCTGCCGCGTGGGGCTCTACACCTCGCCCCACTTTGTCCACCCGGCGGAGCGCATCCGCATAGACGGCCGCCCCTGGCCTGAAGAGGACTGGGTCGCCCCGGCCAACGAGGTGCGGGAAGCGGCCCCGGATCTGACCTACTTTGAATTTCTTACCGTACTGGCCATATTGGCCTTCGCGCGGGCGGGCGTAGACCTGGCCGTGCTGGAAGCCGGGCTGGGCGGCCGCTGCGACGCCACCACCGCTGTGGTGGCCGACGCACTTTGCTATGCGCCCATCGCCATGGATCACAAGGCCGTGCTGGGCTCCACGCTCGCAGCCATCGCCACGGACAAAGCCGCAGCCGTGCGCGATCCGGCCCCGGTCTGCACGGCCCGGCAGTTTCCCGACGCGGCCCGCGCCCTGGCCAAAGCCGCCGCGGCCCACAGCGCGCCCCTGCTGGAGGCGCGGCCTGTGGACAAAAGCGCAACCTTGGGCCTGGCCGGGCCGCACCAGCGCGCCAACGCCGGCCTGGCCCTGACCGCCTGGCAACAGCTGGCGCCCCTGCTGGGCAAAACCCCGGACGACGTCGCTGCCCAGGCGCGGGGGCTGGCCGCGGCCTTTCTGCCCGGCAGGCTGCAATCCGTGCCCGGAGGCAACGGCCTGCCGCCCCTGCTGCTGGACGGCGCGCACAATCCCCACGGCATGGCCGCCCTGACGGCCGCTTTGCGGGATGCGGGCCTGCGCCCCGCCGGGGCTGTGTTTTCCTGCCTGGGCGACAAGGACTGGCGGCCCGCCCTGCATCTGCTTAAGGACTGCCTGGGCGGCGCGCCCCTGTTCATCCCCACCCTGCATAACGAGCGCGCCGCGCCCGCCGCCCTTATCGCCGCCGAGGCCAACCGTTGCGGCCCGGCCACGGCGCATGCCCTGCCCGAAGGCCCGGAGGCGCTCTCCCAGGCCCTGGCCCGCGCCGCAGCCCTGCCGGATGCGGGGCCGCGCCGCCCGGTGCTCCTGGCCGGGTCGCTCTACCTTTTGGCGGAGTTCTACGCCCTGCACCCGCAATGGCTCACGCCGCCAGGCGCTTCCCCCCTGCAGAACGACGGCCGCCCGGCTCCCGCATCCCCAGCCGATGCCGCCCCAACTGATCCTGCGAGGCCTTGCCATGTCTGA
- a CDS encoding ABC transporter substrate-binding protein, with protein sequence MRSLDALVRSLHQAEDVPETGTPDLLLYTPCPVKLVVKERVEALAAAAAPPLTAHIPMGCTVVDPFDPLYMETDPDKLPAVIASIGFGDFWRPEFVRRFVHNGLFAAVRPRAVNPLYTEAAMADPAGAYTIYGVTPYIFLADANKLGGLPLPRTWGDLLHPRYKGQIVMCGDGDDMADAVLLNIYKEYGRAGLAALAGNVKSLMHSSRMVKVCGTSAPDAGGIFIIPLFFARSVSLPPGVAEIWPEDGAAASPLYFLAKKSEQKRLAPLLDFLVNGFCGIDSAAWFIPLGAARDARLPPRARLKWVGWEYAAAHDLNGLRDELVQRFRQSYGRAPCAS encoded by the coding sequence ATGAGAAGTCTCGACGCCCTTGTCCGTTCTTTGCACCAGGCTGAAGACGTCCCGGAAACGGGCACGCCGGACCTACTGCTCTACACGCCCTGCCCGGTGAAGCTCGTGGTCAAGGAGCGCGTGGAAGCCCTGGCGGCCGCCGCCGCGCCGCCCCTGACCGCCCATATTCCCATGGGCTGCACCGTGGTGGACCCCTTTGACCCTTTGTATATGGAAACGGACCCGGATAAGCTCCCCGCCGTCATCGCCTCCATTGGCTTCGGCGACTTCTGGCGGCCGGAATTTGTGCGCCGGTTTGTCCACAACGGGCTTTTTGCCGCCGTCAGGCCCAGGGCCGTCAATCCCTTGTACACGGAGGCCGCCATGGCGGACCCCGCCGGGGCCTACACCATCTACGGCGTAACGCCGTATATCTTTCTGGCGGACGCCAACAAGCTCGGCGGCTTGCCCTTGCCCCGCACCTGGGGCGACCTGCTGCACCCCCGCTACAAGGGGCAGATCGTCATGTGCGGCGACGGTGACGATATGGCCGATGCGGTGCTGCTCAATATTTATAAGGAATATGGAAGGGCGGGGCTTGCGGCTCTGGCGGGCAACGTCAAAAGCCTCATGCACTCCTCGCGCATGGTCAAGGTCTGCGGCACCAGCGCGCCGGACGCGGGGGGCATCTTCATCATCCCGCTTTTCTTTGCCCGCAGCGTAAGTCTGCCGCCCGGCGTCGCGGAAATCTGGCCGGAGGACGGCGCCGCGGCCAGCCCACTCTATTTTCTGGCAAAAAAATCTGAACAAAAGCGTCTGGCCCCGCTGCTGGATTTTCTGGTCAACGGCTTCTGCGGCATTGACAGCGCGGCCTGGTTCATCCCGCTGGGCGCGGCGCGGGACGCGCGCCTGCCGCCGCGGGCCCGGCTCAAGTGGGTAGGCTGGGAATACGCCGCCGCCCACGACCTCAACGGCCTGCGCGACGAGCTGGTCCAGCGCTTCCGTCAAAGCTATGGGAGGGCCCCATGCGCCTCGTGA
- a CDS encoding FtsX-like permease family protein: MNPLPLALASLRRFPFLSLATVLLVALAVGLGTAVALLEPSLRQGSAAAARKFDLLVGAPGSESQLVLSAVYLDPAPLPLLDGAVAAKIAADPGVAWSSPLLLGDSWNGCPVVGVDAAFLEGAARFAAPTDAVAGALTPLRPGDAFQSMHGRGEHAGPTPPHPHSTVFTVRAVLPPTGTPWDKAILVPAAAVRALHAHGHDAHAQEGGHDAKDAAHGKNPAHGSAHADGEEREETEEHAPTAHGHGVAQNGDAGPTPALVVKPRTVADAYRLRAQYRTAQSLAVFPAEVLVRLYGLLGNAQRVLSLVSGLTQGAVLAGVLLAVFAGLPRRRKTIAVLRALGAPRLYGVLALWLEVFLQVLLGGLLGLALGWGGTFWGLRLLAAHTGVAAQVSLEGAALVSLGLCLAAGSLAALLPAWSCGRAPVARTLRE, encoded by the coding sequence ATGAATCCCTTGCCCCTGGCCCTGGCCTCGCTGCGGCGGTTTCCCTTCCTCTCTCTGGCCACGGTGCTGCTGGTGGCCTTGGCCGTGGGCCTGGGCACGGCTGTGGCCCTGCTGGAGCCCTCCCTGCGTCAGGGCTCGGCCGCGGCGGCGCGCAAGTTCGATCTGCTGGTGGGCGCGCCGGGCAGCGAAAGCCAGCTGGTGCTCTCTGCCGTGTATCTGGATCCCGCACCTCTGCCCTTATTGGACGGCGCCGTGGCCGCAAAAATCGCGGCGGACCCCGGCGTGGCCTGGTCCTCGCCCCTGCTCCTGGGCGACAGCTGGAACGGCTGCCCCGTGGTGGGCGTGGACGCGGCCTTTCTGGAGGGCGCAGCGCGCTTTGCCGCCCCTACGGACGCCGTTGCCGGCGCCCTGACGCCCCTGCGCCCAGGCGACGCCTTTCAGAGCATGCACGGCCGGGGAGAGCACGCGGGGCCCACTCCCCCCCACCCCCACAGCACGGTCTTTACCGTGCGCGCCGTGCTGCCCCCCACGGGCACGCCCTGGGACAAGGCTATTCTGGTGCCGGCGGCCGCGGTGCGCGCCCTGCACGCCCACGGGCACGACGCCCATGCGCAGGAAGGCGGGCACGACGCCAAAGACGCTGCGCACGGAAAAAACCCCGCCCACGGGTCGGCCCACGCGGACGGCGAAGAGCGTGAGGAGACCGAAGAGCATGCGCCGACGGCCCACGGGCACGGAGTAGCCCAGAACGGGGATGCAGGGCCGACTCCGGCGCTGGTGGTCAAACCCCGCACCGTGGCGGACGCCTACCGCCTGCGCGCCCAATACCGCACGGCGCAAAGCCTGGCTGTGTTCCCGGCGGAAGTGCTGGTGCGCCTCTATGGCTTGCTGGGCAACGCCCAGCGCGTGCTTTCTCTTGTCTCCGGGCTCACCCAGGGGGCTGTGCTGGCCGGGGTGCTGCTGGCCGTGTTCGCCGGGCTGCCCCGACGCCGCAAGACCATAGCCGTTCTGCGGGCCCTGGGCGCGCCCCGCCTGTACGGAGTGCTGGCCCTCTGGCTGGAGGTTTTTCTGCAAGTGCTTTTGGGCGGTCTGCTGGGGCTGGCGCTGGGCTGGGGCGGCACGTTCTGGGGCCTTCGCTTGCTGGCCGCGCACACGGGCGTGGCGGCCCAGGTCAGCCTGGAGGGCGCGGCCCTGGTCAGCCTGGGCCTTTGTCTCGCAGCGGGCAGCCTGGCCGCCCTGCTCCCCGCCTGGAGCTGCGGGCGCGCCCCCGTGGCCCGCACCCTGCGAGAATGA
- a CDS encoding aminopeptidase, with protein MDTPFAYTPKSVWEGLNAQARKDMDALAARYVDFLTRCKTERETVAYICERLAAQGYAETGDKVLRPLRGKAVFAARRGALPLERGLNLLAAHADSPRLDFKQRPLVEQACVAQAKTHYYGGIRKYQWLARPLALHGVVVRENGEALPVTIGEKPGEPVFCIADLLPHLAQKQSTQPVSEAFEGEKLNVILGHSPKPSAQSAKGKEKEDTPKEPVKALLLELLHKKYGITEEDFVTAELQAVPAGPARFVGFDKALVGAYGQDDRICVFTALEALLEAAPTGRSMAVMFWDKEEIGSDGATGASSRFFQYCVEDLAQAWGQGLPASRVFLETRALSADVAGALDPDYQDVHEKQNAALLGYGPTFCKFTGSRGKYGASEADAEYFAALRGLYNSKGIPWQAAELGKVDHGGGGTVALFLAAYGMRVIDLGPAILSMHSPFELASCADVYATAQAYRAFLEAQV; from the coding sequence ATGGACACACCCTTTGCCTACACCCCCAAGAGCGTCTGGGAGGGCCTCAACGCCCAGGCCCGCAAGGACATGGACGCCCTTGCCGCCCGTTATGTGGATTTTCTGACCCGCTGCAAAACGGAACGTGAAACTGTAGCCTACATCTGCGAGCGCCTGGCGGCGCAAGGCTATGCGGAAACAGGCGACAAGGTGCTGCGCCCCCTGCGCGGCAAGGCCGTATTTGCGGCGCGGCGCGGCGCTCTGCCCCTGGAGCGGGGGCTGAACCTGCTGGCCGCCCACGCGGACAGCCCGCGCCTGGATTTCAAGCAGCGCCCCCTGGTGGAGCAGGCCTGCGTGGCCCAGGCCAAAACCCACTATTACGGCGGCATCCGCAAATACCAGTGGCTGGCGCGGCCCTTGGCCCTGCACGGCGTGGTGGTGCGCGAAAACGGCGAGGCGCTGCCCGTGACCATAGGCGAAAAGCCCGGCGAGCCCGTGTTCTGCATTGCGGATCTGCTCCCCCACCTGGCCCAGAAGCAGTCGACCCAGCCCGTCAGCGAGGCCTTTGAGGGCGAAAAGCTCAACGTCATCCTGGGGCACAGCCCCAAACCTTCCGCCCAATCCGCCAAGGGAAAAGAAAAGGAAGACACCCCCAAGGAGCCCGTCAAAGCCCTGCTCCTGGAGCTGCTGCACAAGAAGTACGGCATCACGGAGGAAGATTTCGTCACCGCCGAGCTGCAGGCCGTGCCCGCCGGTCCCGCCCGCTTTGTGGGCTTTGACAAGGCCCTAGTGGGGGCCTACGGCCAGGACGACCGCATCTGCGTGTTCACAGCTCTGGAGGCCCTGCTGGAGGCCGCGCCCACGGGCCGGAGCATGGCCGTCATGTTCTGGGATAAGGAGGAAATCGGCTCAGACGGGGCCACCGGCGCGTCTTCGCGCTTCTTCCAGTACTGCGTGGAAGATCTGGCCCAGGCCTGGGGGCAGGGGCTGCCCGCCTCCCGCGTGTTTCTGGAAACCCGCGCCCTCTCGGCCGACGTGGCGGGCGCGCTGGATCCGGACTATCAGGACGTGCACGAAAAACAGAACGCCGCCCTGCTGGGCTACGGCCCCACCTTCTGCAAGTTCACGGGCTCACGCGGCAAATACGGGGCCAGCGAGGCCGATGCAGAATACTTTGCCGCCCTGCGCGGCCTGTACAACAGCAAGGGCATTCCCTGGCAGGCGGCGGAGCTGGGCAAGGTGGACCACGGCGGCGGCGGCACGGTGGCGCTGTTTTTGGCCGCCTACGGCATGCGCGTCATCGACCTGGGCCCGGCCATCCTCTCCATGCACAGCCCCTTTGAGCTGGCCAGCTGCGCGGATGTCTACGCCACTGCCCAGGCCTACCGGGCTTTTCTGGAAGCGCAGGTCTAG
- a CDS encoding outer membrane protein: protein MFKRVILAAALSLALSVSAFAADNGFYAGLKFLDSIQSTGSISKNGGVEDAFDIDNYTQNTVGGGIFVGFDFYPQFQVPVRTEVEYAIRTNSTTTWDLKGEVGSALKQLGGSGSASVKGEWNLQTLFLNAYWDFHNDTNFTPYIGAGVGLGFLRTKYEIEANDLSLPAAGVDTPISGNASVNEMHTVFAWNAGLGCSYAFNDNFSADLAYRFVGLSYSETSKWGQDIGMAPYANEFSLGLRYTF from the coding sequence ATGTTCAAAAGGGTTATTCTTGCTGCGGCGCTGTCTTTGGCGCTCTCCGTCTCCGCTTTTGCGGCGGACAACGGTTTTTATGCGGGGCTGAAGTTCCTTGATTCCATCCAGAGCACCGGATCCATCTCCAAAAACGGCGGCGTTGAAGACGCTTTCGACATCGACAACTACACCCAGAATACCGTGGGCGGCGGCATCTTTGTCGGCTTTGATTTCTACCCGCAGTTCCAGGTGCCTGTGCGCACGGAGGTGGAATACGCCATCCGCACCAACAGCACCACAACCTGGGATCTCAAAGGTGAGGTGGGGAGCGCTTTGAAGCAGCTTGGCGGCAGCGGCAGCGCCAGCGTCAAAGGCGAATGGAACTTACAGACGCTGTTCCTGAACGCTTATTGGGACTTCCACAACGATACGAATTTTACGCCCTATATCGGCGCTGGCGTCGGCCTGGGCTTCCTGCGCACAAAGTATGAAATTGAAGCTAACGATCTTTCTCTTCCTGCCGCAGGCGTGGACACCCCCATCAGCGGCAACGCCAGCGTCAACGAAATGCACACCGTGTTCGCCTGGAACGCCGGGCTGGGCTGCTCTTACGCCTTCAACGACAACTTCTCCGCCGACCTGGCTTACCGCTTTGTGGGCCTGAGCTACAGTGAGACGAGCAAATGGGGGCAGGACATCGGCATGGCCCCTTATGCCAACGAATTCAGCCTGGGCCTGCGCTATACGTTCTAA
- a CDS encoding alkaline phosphatase — MRILFPALLAITLLPAAAQAATIYPLDRAEILSGSRFDVKVEFDAQLPDANAARLTLNGRNAAEALGKELHFVPDEDGKGSAFVLRGASLPAGEYTVEASGGGETARVSWRVFATPRPVAKNVILLIADGLSVGHRTAARLLSAGMTQGKYNGRLAMDGMPHMATVGTGSVDSIAADSANTMSAYTTGHKSCVNALGVYADRTPDPFDDPRQETLGEILRRTGKKSLGVVSDAELEDATPAAVVAHTRKRAEKAAIVEMFYKVRPEVLLGGGAAYFLPKDVPGSKRKDDVNYIQRFKDAGYTLVTSGRELQALPKNAGRVLGLFHPGNMDGVLDRRFLKKGTVPKFPDQPDLTDMARTALEVLSRNPEGFVLVLEAGLVDKYSHPLDWERSVYDTIMFDKVVALAREFCEKNSDTLLVVTGDHTHSISVAGTVDDRLPGKDMRDKVGVYAKAGYPLYEDKNHDGYPDDVNPPKRLAVFFGATPDYYETFAPKLDNPFVPAVKDEHGNYIANAAYKDAPGAEFRAGVLPRNESQGVHTVDDLLLHAQGAGAENFHGFMENTQVFKIMAQALGLGR; from the coding sequence GTGAGAATCCTTTTTCCGGCCTTGCTGGCCATAACTTTGCTTCCGGCGGCCGCCCAGGCCGCAACCATCTATCCTCTGGACCGGGCCGAAATCCTTTCCGGCAGCCGCTTTGACGTCAAGGTGGAGTTTGACGCCCAACTGCCCGACGCCAACGCCGCACGCCTGACGCTCAACGGCCGCAACGCCGCCGAGGCGCTGGGCAAAGAACTCCACTTTGTGCCCGATGAAGACGGCAAAGGCTCGGCCTTCGTCCTGCGCGGCGCGAGCCTTCCGGCGGGCGAATACACGGTGGAGGCCAGCGGCGGCGGGGAAACCGCGCGCGTTTCCTGGCGGGTATTTGCCACGCCCAGGCCCGTGGCCAAAAACGTCATTCTGCTCATTGCCGACGGCCTCAGTGTGGGCCACCGCACGGCCGCGCGGCTGCTCTCCGCAGGCATGACCCAAGGCAAATACAACGGCCGCTTGGCCATGGACGGCATGCCCCACATGGCCACGGTGGGCACGGGCAGTGTGGACTCCATCGCCGCGGACTCGGCCAACACCATGAGCGCCTACACCACGGGGCACAAATCCTGCGTCAACGCCCTGGGCGTCTACGCGGACAGGACGCCGGATCCTTTTGACGACCCCAGGCAGGAAACCCTGGGCGAGATCCTGCGCCGCACGGGCAAAAAATCCCTGGGCGTGGTTTCGGATGCGGAGCTGGAGGACGCCACCCCCGCCGCCGTGGTGGCCCACACCCGCAAGCGGGCGGAAAAAGCCGCCATTGTGGAAATGTTCTACAAGGTGCGGCCCGAAGTGCTGCTGGGCGGCGGCGCGGCCTATTTTCTGCCCAAGGACGTGCCGGGCTCCAAGCGCAAGGACGACGTGAACTACATCCAGCGTTTCAAGGACGCAGGCTACACCCTGGTCACCTCCGGCAGGGAGCTGCAGGCCCTGCCCAAAAACGCCGGACGTGTGCTGGGGCTTTTCCACCCCGGCAACATGGACGGCGTGCTGGACCGCAGATTCCTCAAAAAAGGCACGGTGCCCAAATTCCCGGATCAGCCGGACCTCACGGACATGGCCCGCACGGCGCTGGAGGTGCTTTCGCGCAACCCGGAGGGCTTCGTGCTGGTGCTGGAAGCAGGCCTGGTGGACAAATACTCCCATCCGCTGGATTGGGAGCGATCCGTCTACGACACCATTATGTTTGACAAAGTGGTGGCCCTGGCCCGCGAATTCTGCGAAAAGAACTCCGATACCCTCCTGGTGGTCACGGGCGACCACACCCACTCCATCAGCGTGGCGGGCACCGTGGACGACCGCCTGCCCGGCAAGGACATGCGGGACAAAGTGGGCGTGTACGCCAAGGCCGGGTATCCGCTGTATGAAGACAAAAACCACGACGGCTATCCCGACGATGTGAACCCGCCCAAGCGCCTGGCCGTTTTCTTCGGGGCTACGCCGGATTATTACGAAACCTTTGCCCCCAAGCTGGACAACCCCTTTGTGCCCGCCGTCAAGGATGAGCACGGCAACTATATCGCCAACGCAGCCTACAAAGACGCCCCCGGCGCGGAATTCCGCGCTGGCGTGCTGCCCCGCAACGAAAGCCAGGGCGTGCACACTGTGGACGATCTGCTGCTCCACGCCCAGGGCGCGGGGGCCGAAAACTTCCACGGCTTCATGGAAAACACCCAGGTCTTCAAAATTATGGCCCAGGCCCTGGGTCTGGGCCGCTGA
- the selA gene encoding L-seryl-tRNA(Sec) selenium transferase: MSDLFRAIPAVDASLNALLAADPALEAAPRPLLRQAVTDFWDARRADIRQGRVARAMDLALEACLPALLAHARRAVLPRLRPVLNATGVVVHTNMGRSVLAQEAQAAVQQAAAGYCSLELDLETGGRGSRHSLVEDLLRRLTGAEAALVVNNNAAAVLLVLDTFCKGGEVIVSRGELVEIGGSFRIPEVMEKSGARLREVGATNRTHLKDYAAAITEKTRALMRVHTSNYRIVGFHAAVPLPELAALARQHGLPLIEDLGSGSFTDFSACGLPNEPTVPAVVAQGADLATFSGDKVLGGPQAGVIVGRADLVAALKRNPLTRALRCDKLCLAALEATLRLYLEPEAALRRIPTLRMVTSSAATLARAARSLAARLRHGLRDARGPLCTVRLRQDVSRVGGGAFPQYDLPTTLVCLTPARGSATALKRALLRTDPPLIGRLEDDAFCLDPRTLEARQYPLLLQTLREGLALCARELI; the protein is encoded by the coding sequence ATGTCTGACCTCTTCCGGGCCATCCCCGCCGTGGACGCCAGCCTCAACGCCCTGCTGGCCGCCGATCCCGCTCTGGAAGCCGCCCCCCGCCCCCTGTTGCGCCAGGCCGTGACCGATTTCTGGGATGCGCGCCGGGCGGATATCCGCCAGGGCCGCGTGGCCCGCGCGATGGATCTGGCCCTGGAAGCCTGCCTGCCTGCCCTGCTGGCCCATGCCCGCCGCGCCGTGCTGCCCCGCTTGCGGCCCGTGCTCAACGCCACGGGCGTGGTGGTGCACACCAATATGGGGCGCTCCGTCCTGGCGCAGGAGGCGCAGGCAGCCGTGCAACAGGCCGCCGCCGGTTATTGCAGCCTGGAACTGGATCTGGAAACCGGCGGGCGCGGCAGCCGCCACAGCCTGGTGGAAGACCTGTTGCGCCGCCTTACCGGAGCCGAGGCCGCCCTGGTGGTCAACAACAACGCCGCCGCCGTGCTGCTGGTGCTGGACACCTTCTGCAAGGGCGGCGAGGTCATTGTTTCCCGCGGGGAGCTGGTGGAGATCGGCGGCAGCTTCCGCATCCCGGAAGTGATGGAAAAAAGCGGCGCGCGCCTGCGCGAGGTAGGGGCCACCAACCGCACCCATCTTAAGGACTATGCCGCCGCCATTACAGAGAAAACCCGCGCCCTTATGCGCGTGCACACCTCCAACTACCGCATTGTGGGCTTCCACGCCGCCGTGCCCCTGCCGGAGCTGGCCGCCCTGGCGCGCCAACACGGCCTGCCCCTGATTGAAGACCTGGGCAGCGGCAGCTTTACGGATTTTTCGGCCTGCGGCCTGCCCAACGAGCCCACCGTGCCCGCCGTGGTGGCGCAGGGGGCGGATCTGGCCACGTTTTCCGGCGACAAGGTGCTGGGCGGCCCCCAGGCGGGCGTCATCGTGGGCCGGGCGGATCTGGTGGCGGCCCTCAAGCGCAACCCCCTGACCCGCGCCCTGCGCTGCGACAAGCTCTGCCTGGCGGCCCTGGAGGCCACCCTGCGCCTCTACCTGGAGCCGGAGGCGGCCCTGCGGCGCATCCCCACCCTGCGCATGGTCACGAGCTCCGCCGCAACCCTGGCCCGCGCCGCCCGCAGCCTGGCCGCCAGGTTGCGGCACGGCCTGCGCGACGCGCGGGGGCCGCTCTGCACTGTGCGCCTGCGCCAGGACGTTTCGCGCGTGGGGGGCGGGGCCTTCCCCCAGTACGACCTGCCCACCACCCTGGTCTGCCTTACGCCCGCCAGGGGCAGCGCCACAGCCCTCAAACGCGCCCTGCTGCGCACAGATCCGCCCCTTATCGGCCGCCTGGAGGACGACGCCTTCTGCCTGGACCCGCGTACTCTGGAGGCGCGCCAGTATCCTCTTCTGCTGCAAACCCTGCGCGAGGGGCTGGCCCTCTGCGCGCGCGAACTTATATAA
- a CDS encoding metal-dependent phosphohydrolase, with the protein MDTHHPRRNGRRAFLKGAAAAGLILGSGFTARAAQAAANPREIRTISFDRCVAMTPQQIAEASPLARKAWTFLRETAGGIQDAALRRQVLDILDNPAPTLAQNLDQKAAAKALREAGLLAADPDTPLLPPVADPQRAPQPFFSAPGSGWQSHHAYPGGLATHVAMNVRSTLGLLRDYPETFGFAPDKDVALAAQLLHDLHKPWVFQWRKDGACRTEQPLAATGEHHVLSVAESIVRKLPAPVVVAQACAHTHPGTAKDEALVVGWIKAAALLAGVDPVRADLLAPGGKTLPLPRRAEGFLVHLGDHDFVLSVPAAQWVTPALRNLAEEKYGLKGADLDGLPFNNFRNYVFAQVSAMRLYGALAAQGPAAVAELAAAAVRPA; encoded by the coding sequence ATGGACACGCACCATCCCCGTCGCAACGGCCGTCGCGCTTTCCTCAAAGGCGCGGCTGCCGCCGGTCTTATCCTGGGCAGCGGCTTTACCGCCCGCGCCGCGCAGGCGGCCGCGAACCCCCGCGAAATCAGAACCATTTCTTTTGACCGCTGCGTCGCCATGACGCCGCAACAGATTGCCGAGGCCTCGCCCCTGGCGCGCAAAGCCTGGACCTTCCTGCGCGAGACCGCGGGCGGCATCCAGGACGCCGCGCTGCGCCGTCAGGTTCTGGACATTCTGGACAATCCCGCCCCCACGCTGGCCCAAAACCTGGACCAGAAGGCCGCTGCCAAAGCGCTGCGCGAGGCAGGCCTGCTGGCTGCAGATCCTGATACGCCCCTCCTGCCCCCTGTGGCGGATCCGCAGCGCGCGCCGCAGCCCTTCTTCAGCGCGCCGGGCAGCGGCTGGCAAAGCCACCACGCCTACCCCGGCGGCCTGGCCACGCATGTGGCCATGAATGTGCGCTCCACGCTGGGGCTGCTGCGCGACTATCCGGAAACCTTCGGCTTTGCGCCGGATAAAGACGTGGCCCTGGCCGCGCAGCTGCTGCACGATCTGCACAAGCCCTGGGTTTTCCAGTGGCGCAAGGACGGAGCCTGCCGCACGGAACAGCCCCTGGCCGCCACGGGCGAACACCATGTGCTGAGCGTGGCCGAAAGCATTGTACGCAAACTTCCCGCCCCGGTGGTTGTAGCCCAGGCCTGTGCCCACACCCATCCCGGCACGGCCAAGGACGAAGCGCTGGTAGTGGGCTGGATCAAGGCCGCGGCCCTCCTGGCCGGGGTGGACCCTGTGCGCGCGGACCTGCTGGCCCCCGGCGGCAAGACCCTGCCCCTGCCCCGCCGCGCCGAAGGTTTTCTGGTGCATCTGGGCGACCACGACTTTGTGCTCTCCGTGCCCGCCGCCCAGTGGGTCACCCCGGCGCTGCGCAATCTGGCGGAGGAAAAATACGGCCTCAAAGGCGCGGACCTGGACGGTCTGCCTTTTAACAACTTCCGCAACTATGTGTTCGCGCAGGTCAGCGCCATGCGCCTCTACGGCGCGCTGGCCGCCCAAGGCCCGGCCGCCGTGGCCGAACTGGCCGCCGCCGCCGTGCGCCCGGCCTGA